One Mycolicibacterium goodii genomic region harbors:
- a CDS encoding MmpS family protein, producing MRRLWIPLLVIAVVAVGGFTVSRLHNVFGADKRVAYSDTKATDSKPFNPKRLVYEVFGPPGTVASISYFDENSDPQFVEGVSLPWVLEFDINKATAVGSLMAQGDSSSIGCRIKVDDEVKAEKVSNQTNAFTSCLLKAA from the coding sequence GTGAGGCGGCTGTGGATTCCGCTGTTGGTGATCGCGGTGGTTGCCGTTGGCGGCTTTACCGTGTCACGGCTGCACAACGTCTTCGGTGCCGACAAGCGCGTGGCGTATTCCGATACGAAGGCCACGGACTCCAAACCGTTCAATCCCAAGCGACTGGTTTACGAGGTATTCGGTCCTCCCGGTACCGTCGCGAGCATCAGCTACTTCGATGAGAATTCCGACCCGCAGTTCGTCGAGGGCGTCAGCCTCCCCTGGGTTCTCGAATTCGACATCAACAAGGCCACGGCTGTCGGAAGTCTCATGGCGCAGGGCGACAGCAGCAGCATCGGGTGCCGTATCAAGGTCGACGACGAGGTCAAGGCCGAAAAGGTCTCCAACCAGACCAATGCCTTCACTTCTTGCCTCCTGAAGGCCGCATGA
- a CDS encoding energy-coupling factor ABC transporter permease, which yields MHIEPGIVEGAKVTLSYATAAGAGAYALVSARRHLKDRGVISLLFGTAATTALVLVFFELLPHFPVGVSEVHLILGTTLFLVFGAAPAAFGLAAGLLLQGVLVAPYDLPQYGMNVTTLLVPLFALQYVAGKVVTPRTPYVALRYRQALTLSATYQAGIVSWVAFWAVYGQGFGTSTLQAVGAFGAAYLSVLVLEPLVDLAVLAAAKALRGVAADGLLQPRLFGPA from the coding sequence ATGCACATCGAACCAGGAATTGTCGAAGGCGCCAAGGTAACCCTGAGTTACGCGACCGCGGCTGGTGCCGGTGCGTACGCGCTCGTATCTGCCCGACGGCATCTGAAGGACAGGGGCGTGATTTCCCTGCTTTTCGGCACCGCGGCGACCACGGCGTTGGTGCTGGTGTTCTTCGAACTTCTCCCGCATTTCCCCGTGGGCGTCTCCGAGGTCCACCTCATTTTGGGTACCACGCTTTTCCTGGTGTTCGGGGCTGCACCGGCGGCCTTCGGCCTCGCTGCCGGATTGCTGCTCCAAGGTGTGCTGGTGGCACCGTACGACCTCCCCCAATACGGCATGAATGTCACCACGTTGCTGGTGCCGTTGTTTGCGCTGCAGTACGTCGCCGGCAAAGTGGTGACACCGCGGACTCCCTACGTCGCGCTGAGATATCGGCAGGCGCTGACGCTTTCGGCGACATATCAGGCCGGGATCGTGTCGTGGGTCGCGTTCTGGGCCGTCTACGGCCAGGGGTTCGGCACATCCACGCTGCAGGCCGTCGGCGCCTTCGGCGCCGCCTACCTGTCGGTTCTGGTGCTCGAGCCGCTGGTCGATCTCGCGGTGCTGGCCGCGGCGAAAGCTCTGCGCGGGGTGGCGGCGGACGGTCTGCTGCAGCCGCGCCTGTTCGGCCCGGCCTGA
- a CDS encoding nitrile hydratase accessory protein, with protein MKLHQSCTTDQAAPSFDHEWQRRAFGLAVALSEFGHYPWSDFQQSLIDAIGAWEEAAAPERGDWQYYDHWITALENVVAQRRLLA; from the coding sequence ATGAAACTGCATCAGAGCTGCACCACCGACCAGGCGGCACCCTCGTTCGACCACGAGTGGCAGCGCCGTGCTTTCGGCCTAGCGGTCGCGCTGTCGGAGTTCGGCCACTACCCGTGGAGCGACTTCCAGCAGAGCCTGATCGACGCGATCGGCGCCTGGGAAGAGGCCGCGGCCCCCGAGCGCGGCGACTGGCAGTACTACGACCACTGGATCACCGCACTGGAGAACGTCGTCGCGCAGCGTCGCCTTCTCGCCTGA
- the nthA gene encoding nitrile hydratase subunit alpha yields MSDQFAYPPDREQTSAQRVAALERLLIEKGVITDQTVDKVLGYFESEMTPLNGKKIVVKAWTDPEFAARVVTDTPAALAELDLPEGMAGAEGEHLQAVANAPGVHNLVICTLCSCFPWPVLGLPPYWYKDPVFRARAAREPRKVLAEVGVELPDDTEIRVWDASGHSRWFVIPERPTGTDGFTDEELMELVTTESMIGVALAGQPA; encoded by the coding sequence GTGAGTGACCAATTCGCCTATCCACCCGATCGTGAGCAGACCAGCGCCCAGCGGGTCGCGGCGCTCGAGCGCCTGCTGATCGAGAAGGGCGTCATCACCGACCAGACCGTCGACAAGGTGCTGGGCTATTTCGAATCCGAGATGACGCCACTCAACGGCAAGAAGATCGTGGTGAAGGCGTGGACGGATCCGGAGTTCGCGGCCCGCGTCGTGACCGATACGCCTGCGGCCCTGGCCGAACTGGACCTCCCCGAGGGGATGGCCGGCGCCGAAGGGGAGCATCTCCAGGCGGTCGCGAACGCCCCGGGTGTCCACAACCTGGTGATCTGCACGCTGTGCTCGTGCTTCCCGTGGCCGGTTCTCGGTCTGCCGCCGTACTGGTACAAGGATCCGGTATTCCGTGCCAGAGCCGCACGCGAGCCTCGCAAAGTGCTGGCCGAGGTCGGAGTCGAGCTGCCGGACGACACCGAGATCAGGGTCTGGGACGCCAGTGGACACTCGCGGTGGTTCGTCATCCCCGAACGGCCCACCGGCACAGACGGTTTCACCGACGAGGAGCTCATGGAGCTTGTCACCACCGAGTCGATGATCGGTGTCGCCCTCGCGGGGCAGCCGGCATGA
- the nthB gene encoding nitrile hydratase subunit beta, with product MKLQHFIGGMEGLTGPLDLDKRVFVEDWEKRIFGIHVAMMALSTHLDEALPGYPIADVPTTFREKWTWAHLRTGAEGMNPFDYFRFRYYEKWLGGISQFFIDKGYVSEGEIRSALDNSAVGESVGPGATAIDDQVVDYLRRGDSPRRGPARPRFSPGDTVRIADVPAGAHTRLPGYLRGRIGTVRRSYEGEYCYFVHTDDGIGDPMPIYVVEFDPRELWGSGAEAGASALYADLFEAYLKPVEEDQ from the coding sequence ATGAAACTGCAGCATTTCATCGGCGGCATGGAGGGTCTGACCGGCCCACTCGACCTCGACAAGCGTGTCTTCGTAGAAGACTGGGAGAAGCGGATTTTCGGTATCCATGTGGCGATGATGGCCCTCAGTACGCATCTGGACGAGGCGCTCCCGGGGTATCCCATCGCCGATGTGCCGACCACATTCCGGGAGAAGTGGACCTGGGCGCACCTGCGCACCGGTGCCGAGGGCATGAACCCGTTCGACTACTTCAGGTTTCGCTACTACGAGAAATGGCTGGGCGGTATCAGTCAGTTCTTCATCGACAAGGGATACGTGTCGGAAGGCGAGATCCGCTCTGCGCTCGACAATTCCGCTGTGGGGGAGTCCGTCGGCCCCGGCGCGACGGCCATCGACGATCAGGTCGTCGACTATCTCCGCCGCGGTGACAGCCCGCGTCGTGGCCCCGCTCGGCCGAGGTTCTCACCCGGCGACACGGTGCGCATCGCCGATGTCCCCGCGGGTGCGCACACCCGGTTGCCGGGCTACCTCCGTGGCCGGATCGGAACCGTGCGCCGCAGCTACGAGGGCGAGTACTGCTACTTCGTCCACACCGACGACGGCATCGGCGACCCCATGCCGATCTACGTCGTCGAATTCGATCCACGGGAGCTGTGGGGCTCCGGCGCCGAAGCCGGTGCGAGCGCGCTTTACGCAGACCTGTTCGAGGCCTATCTGAAACCCGTTGAGGAGGACCAGTGA
- a CDS encoding GlxA family transcriptional regulator produces MRETPQAPDASRTVVFALYDKITLADVAAPLEIFARANDFGADYTVLLASSSGAAVGTTAFAKLDVDVALDEVPDPIDTLVVPGGVPAGFSFTPGLHDIPEEPTPDAIPDALHMVRQLAPRARRVASVCTGAFVLAALGLLDGRRATTHWAHCQALARNYPRVSVDPDSLFVQDGRFITGAGISAGIDLALALVESDHGPAMARRVARWMVVFLQRPGGQAQFSVWSGLPSTNGLREIMDSVIADPGADHSLAALAVRAAVSERHLVRMFREQVGTTPARFVEQARLEAAKVLLATGDHGQDTVARLVGFGTPDTMRRTFRRNLGISPGLYRNRFRTTGIDRQ; encoded by the coding sequence ATGAGAGAAACGCCGCAAGCCCCTGATGCTTCGAGGACGGTCGTCTTCGCGCTGTACGACAAGATAACCCTGGCCGACGTCGCGGCTCCGCTGGAGATCTTCGCCCGCGCGAACGATTTCGGTGCCGACTACACCGTGCTGCTCGCGTCGTCGAGCGGGGCTGCGGTCGGTACGACGGCGTTCGCCAAGCTGGATGTGGACGTGGCACTCGACGAGGTCCCGGATCCGATCGACACGCTCGTCGTTCCGGGCGGTGTGCCCGCGGGGTTCTCGTTCACCCCCGGCCTGCACGACATCCCGGAAGAGCCCACGCCCGATGCGATTCCCGACGCGCTGCACATGGTGCGGCAGCTGGCGCCCAGGGCCCGCCGGGTGGCATCGGTGTGCACCGGCGCATTCGTGCTGGCGGCACTCGGGCTGTTGGACGGGCGCCGGGCGACCACGCACTGGGCCCACTGCCAGGCGCTCGCCCGCAACTATCCGCGCGTGAGCGTCGATCCCGATTCGTTGTTCGTACAGGACGGGCGGTTCATCACGGGCGCCGGGATATCGGCGGGTATCGACCTGGCCCTCGCTCTCGTCGAGAGCGATCACGGGCCGGCCATGGCGCGTCGGGTCGCCCGATGGATGGTCGTGTTCCTGCAACGTCCGGGCGGGCAGGCCCAGTTCAGCGTGTGGTCCGGACTGCCTTCGACGAACGGCCTTCGGGAGATCATGGATTCGGTGATCGCCGATCCGGGCGCCGACCATTCGCTCGCCGCGCTCGCGGTGCGCGCGGCGGTCAGCGAACGGCATCTGGTGCGCATGTTCCGGGAGCAGGTCGGGACGACGCCCGCTCGGTTCGTCGAGCAGGCGCGCCTGGAGGCCGCCAAAGTGCTTCTCGCAACGGGCGATCACGGGCAGGACACCGTTGCCCGTCTCGTGGGTTTCGGTACCCCGGACACCATGCGCCGCACGTTCCGCCGCAACCTCGGTATCTCCCCCGGTCTGTACCGGAACCGCTTCCGCACCACCGGTATCGACCGGCAGTGA
- a CDS encoding phospholipase D family protein translates to MAELADWFLTTEQRGNPHTSVPDWCTGNRVEALIHGATYFDRLAHEVDALRPGDHLFFTDWRGDPDERVRDGGPTIADLFCRAAQRGVVVKGLMWRSHLDQFAYSEEQNRNLGQAIERAGGEVLLDQRVRIGGSHHQKLVVLRHPGAPEQDVAFAGGIDLCHSRRDDAEHRGDPQAMPMGRQYGEHPPWHDAQLQIRGPAVGALDATFRERWTDPAPLDMLSPIAWVTDKLRRSDLSAGRLPDRPPDPPPCGPQAVQVLRTYPDAHFEYDFAPRGERSIARGYTKAVMRARRLIYLEDQYLWSKQVSRLFAAALAASPDLHLIAVVPRYPDVDGRLALPPNQVGRQQAIATCRRAAPDRVHVFDVENHVGTPVYVHAKVCVIDDVWASVGSDNFNRRSWTHDSELSCAVLDDARDDRAPQDPAGLGDGARVFARELRIRLLREHLDLPDGSDDTALVDPVEVVAAVNASANALQDWHDGGRVGPRPPGRLRPHRPERLGALTRAWAVPVYRTVYDPDGRNYRDRLRRYW, encoded by the coding sequence TTGGCTGAGCTGGCCGACTGGTTCCTGACAACCGAGCAGCGCGGCAATCCGCATACGTCGGTGCCGGACTGGTGCACCGGCAACCGCGTCGAGGCGCTGATCCACGGCGCCACCTACTTCGACCGTCTCGCGCATGAGGTCGACGCGTTGCGCCCCGGCGATCACCTGTTCTTCACCGACTGGCGGGGCGACCCGGACGAGAGGGTTCGCGACGGTGGGCCGACGATCGCCGATCTCTTCTGTCGGGCCGCGCAGCGCGGTGTGGTGGTCAAAGGTCTCATGTGGCGTTCCCATCTGGATCAGTTCGCCTACAGCGAGGAGCAGAACCGGAACCTCGGCCAGGCGATCGAACGGGCCGGTGGCGAGGTTCTGCTCGACCAACGCGTCCGTATCGGGGGTTCCCACCACCAGAAACTGGTGGTGCTGCGTCATCCGGGCGCACCTGAACAAGACGTCGCCTTCGCAGGCGGTATCGATCTGTGCCATTCCCGCCGGGACGACGCCGAACATCGCGGTGACCCGCAGGCCATGCCGATGGGCAGGCAGTACGGCGAGCACCCGCCTTGGCACGATGCGCAATTGCAGATCCGCGGCCCCGCGGTGGGCGCGCTGGACGCCACGTTCCGGGAACGTTGGACCGACCCGGCACCGCTGGACATGCTGTCTCCGATCGCCTGGGTCACCGACAAGTTGCGTCGCAGCGACCTCAGCGCGGGCCGACTGCCCGACCGGCCACCGGACCCGCCGCCGTGCGGCCCCCAGGCCGTCCAGGTCCTGCGGACCTATCCCGATGCGCACTTCGAGTACGACTTCGCCCCACGCGGAGAACGCAGCATCGCGCGCGGCTACACCAAGGCGGTGATGCGCGCCAGGCGTCTGATCTATCTGGAAGACCAGTACCTGTGGTCCAAGCAGGTTTCGCGCTTGTTCGCCGCGGCACTGGCGGCCAGTCCCGATCTGCACCTGATCGCGGTCGTGCCGCGATACCCCGATGTGGACGGTCGGCTCGCACTGCCACCCAACCAGGTCGGCAGGCAGCAGGCGATCGCCACGTGCCGACGGGCCGCGCCCGACCGGGTACACGTTTTCGACGTCGAAAATCACGTCGGGACACCGGTTTACGTGCATGCCAAGGTGTGTGTGATCGACGACGTGTGGGCCAGCGTCGGCAGTGACAATTTCAACCGCCGATCGTGGACGCACGACAGCGAACTGTCATGCGCGGTGCTCGACGACGCGCGCGACGACCGTGCGCCACAGGATCCGGCCGGTCTCGGCGACGGTGCCCGGGTGTTCGCGCGCGAACTGCGCATACGGCTGTTGCGTGAGCATCTCGACCTGCCCGACGGCAGCGACGACACGGCGCTGGTCGATCCCGTCGAGGTGGTCGCGGCGGTCAACGCGTCGGCGAATGCGCTGCAGGACTGGCACGATGGCGGACGGGTCGGACCACGGCCGCCCGGACGGTTGCGCCCGCACCGCCCCGAGCGGCTGGGAGCGCTCACCCGCGCGTGGGCAGTGCCGGTGTACCGCACGGTCTACGACCCCGACGGCCGCAACTACCGCGACCGGCTGCGGCGGTACTGGTAA
- a CDS encoding acetyl-CoA C-acetyltransferase — MANQSRRRVAVLGGNRIPFARSDGAYANASNQDMFTAALGGLIDRFNLAGEQLGAVIGGAVLKHSRDFNLMRECVLGSALSPYTPAFDIQQACGTGLQAAIAAADGIAAGRYESAAAGGVDTASDAPIAIGNDLRRVLLGLRRSKSNLDRLKLVGKLPASLGVEIPVNSEPRTGLSMGEHAAVTAKAMGIKRVDQDELAAASHRNMAAAYDAGFFDDLVTPFLGVYRDNNLRADSSVEKLAKLKPVFGVKAGDATMTAGNSTPLTDGASVALLSSEEWAQTHGLEPRAYFVDAETAAVDYVNGPDGLLMAPTYAVPRLLARNNLTLQDFDFYEIHEAFASVVLAHLQAWESEEYCKERLGLDKALGSIDRAKLNVNGSSLAAGHPFAATGGRIVAQLAKQLAEKKKATGRPVRGLISICAAGGQGVAAILEA; from the coding sequence ATGGCCAATCAATCGAGACGCCGCGTCGCCGTTCTCGGCGGTAACCGGATTCCGTTCGCGCGATCCGACGGTGCGTATGCCAACGCCTCCAACCAGGACATGTTCACCGCGGCCCTAGGTGGCCTGATCGACCGGTTCAACCTGGCCGGCGAGCAGCTCGGTGCGGTGATCGGTGGGGCAGTGCTCAAGCACAGCCGCGACTTCAACCTCATGCGCGAGTGCGTGCTCGGCAGTGCACTGTCCCCGTACACCCCGGCATTCGACATCCAGCAGGCCTGCGGTACGGGTCTGCAGGCTGCCATCGCCGCTGCTGACGGCATCGCCGCGGGCCGCTATGAGTCGGCCGCGGCCGGTGGCGTGGACACCGCGTCGGATGCGCCGATCGCGATCGGCAACGATCTGCGCCGGGTGCTGCTGGGGCTGCGCCGGTCGAAGTCCAACCTCGACCGCCTCAAGCTCGTCGGTAAGCTGCCCGCGTCGCTGGGGGTCGAGATTCCCGTCAACAGCGAACCGCGTACGGGCCTGTCCATGGGTGAGCACGCCGCCGTGACCGCCAAGGCGATGGGCATCAAGCGCGTCGACCAGGACGAACTGGCGGCGGCCAGCCATCGCAACATGGCCGCGGCCTACGACGCCGGGTTCTTCGACGATCTGGTCACGCCGTTCCTCGGCGTCTACCGCGACAACAACCTGCGGGCCGACTCGTCGGTCGAGAAGCTCGCGAAGCTCAAGCCGGTGTTCGGTGTGAAGGCCGGCGACGCGACGATGACGGCGGGCAACTCGACGCCGCTCACCGACGGCGCCTCGGTGGCGCTGCTGTCCAGCGAGGAGTGGGCGCAGACCCACGGCCTGGAGCCGCGCGCGTACTTCGTCGACGCCGAGACCGCCGCCGTGGACTACGTCAACGGTCCCGACGGCCTCCTGATGGCGCCGACCTACGCCGTTCCACGCCTGCTGGCCCGCAACAACCTGACGCTGCAGGACTTCGACTTCTACGAGATCCACGAGGCCTTCGCGTCGGTGGTGCTGGCGCATCTGCAGGCGTGGGAGTCCGAGGAGTACTGCAAGGAACGGCTGGGCCTGGACAAGGCGCTCGGCTCGATCGACCGCGCCAAGCTCAACGTCAACGGCTCGTCGCTCGCGGCGGGGCACCCGTTCGCGGCCACGGGTGGGCGGATCGTGGCGCAGCTGGCCAAGCAGCTCGCCGAGAAGAAGAAGGCCACCGGCCGGCCGGTGCGCGGTCTGATCTCGATCTGCGCGGCGGGCGGCCAGGGCGTCGCGGCGATCCTGGAGGCCTGA
- a CDS encoding 3-oxoacyl-ACP reductase: protein MASDLFSQVVNSGPGSFLAKQLGVPQPETLRRYRPGDPPLAGSLLIGGSGRVAEPLRTALADDYNLVSNNIGGRWADSFGGVVFDATGFTDASDLKELYTFFTPLLRNLGPCARLVVVGTTPEEAGSVHAQVAQRALEGFTRSLGKELRRGATISLVYLSAGAKPGATGLESTMRFILSAKSAYVDGQVYRVGADDSTPPADWDKPLDGKVAVVTGAARGIGATIAEVFARDGATVVAIDVEGAADDLKRVADKVGGTALTLDVTADDAVDKITAHVTEHHGGKVDILVNNAGITRDKLLANMDEGRWDSVIGVNLLAPQRLTEGLVENGTIGEGGRVIGLSSMAGIAGNRGQTNYAATKAGMIGLAEALAPVLADKGITINAVAPGFIETKMTEAIPFATREVGRRLNSLFQGGQPVDVAELIAYFASPASNAVTGNTIRVCGQAMLGA from the coding sequence GTGGCTTCGGACCTGTTTTCCCAAGTGGTCAATTCCGGGCCGGGCTCGTTCCTGGCCAAGCAACTGGGCGTGCCGCAGCCTGAGACGTTGCGCCGCTACCGCCCGGGCGACCCGCCGCTGGCGGGCTCGCTGTTGATCGGCGGGTCGGGCCGCGTGGCCGAACCGCTGCGCACCGCGCTGGCCGACGACTACAACCTGGTGTCCAACAACATCGGTGGCCGGTGGGCCGACTCGTTCGGCGGTGTGGTGTTCGACGCGACCGGCTTCACCGACGCCTCCGACCTCAAGGAGCTCTACACGTTCTTCACGCCGCTGCTGCGCAACCTCGGCCCGTGCGCCCGGTTGGTCGTCGTCGGCACCACACCCGAGGAGGCCGGCAGCGTCCACGCCCAGGTGGCACAACGGGCGCTGGAAGGATTCACCCGCTCGCTGGGCAAGGAACTGCGCCGGGGTGCGACCATCTCACTCGTCTACCTCTCGGCCGGCGCCAAGCCCGGCGCCACCGGCCTCGAGTCGACCATGCGGTTCATCCTCTCGGCCAAGTCGGCCTACGTCGACGGTCAGGTGTACCGCGTCGGCGCCGACGATTCGACCCCGCCTGCCGACTGGGACAAGCCGCTGGACGGCAAGGTCGCGGTCGTCACCGGTGCGGCTCGCGGGATCGGCGCGACGATCGCCGAAGTGTTCGCGCGGGACGGCGCGACCGTGGTGGCGATCGACGTCGAAGGCGCGGCCGACGACCTCAAGCGGGTCGCCGACAAGGTCGGCGGCACGGCACTCACGCTCGACGTGACCGCGGACGACGCCGTCGACAAGATCACCGCGCACGTCACCGAACATCACGGCGGCAAGGTCGACATCCTCGTCAACAACGCGGGCATCACCCGCGACAAGCTGCTCGCCAACATGGACGAGGGTCGCTGGGACTCGGTCATCGGCGTCAACCTGCTCGCACCGCAACGCCTCACCGAGGGGCTGGTCGAGAACGGGACCATCGGCGAGGGTGGTCGCGTGATCGGCCTGTCGTCGATGGCCGGTATCGCGGGCAACCGCGGGCAGACCAACTACGCCGCCACCAAGGCCGGGATGATCGGCCTCGCAGAGGCGCTGGCACCCGTACTGGCCGACAAGGGCATCACGATCAACGCCGTCGCACCCGGTTTCATCGAGACCAAGATGACCGAGGCCATCCCGTTCGCCACCCGTGAGGTGGGACGCAGGCTCAATTCGCTGTTCCAGGGCGGGCAGCCCGTCGACGTGGCCGAACTGATCGCCTACTTCGCGAGCCCCGCGTCGAACGCGGTGACGGGCAACACCATCCGCGTGTGCGGCCAGGCCATGCTGGGGGCGTGA
- a CDS encoding MaoC/PaaZ C-terminal domain-containing protein encodes MARAVVGALPFVSRSESLPTRTVTVDDLLIDPANVAEYAQVTGLRFGDTVPLTYPFTLTFPAVMSLVTGLDFPFPAMGSVHIENHITQHRPIAVTDRVSVAVHAENLREHRRGLLVDIVTDVKVGNELAWHQVTTFLHQQRTSLSGEPKPPPQKQPKLPPPNAVLRITPGQIRHYAAVGGDHNPIHTNAIAAKLFGFPTVIAHGMFSAAAVLGNIEGQLPDAVKYSVRFAKPVVLPAKAALYVERDANGWELTLRHPTKGHPHLTATVTGL; translated from the coding sequence ATGGCGCGGGCCGTCGTCGGCGCCCTTCCGTTCGTATCTCGCAGCGAGAGCCTGCCGACCCGGACGGTCACCGTCGACGACCTGTTGATCGATCCCGCCAACGTCGCCGAGTACGCACAGGTGACCGGCCTGCGGTTCGGTGACACCGTGCCGCTCACCTACCCGTTCACACTCACGTTCCCTGCCGTGATGTCACTGGTGACCGGACTCGATTTCCCCTTCCCGGCAATGGGTTCGGTGCACATCGAAAACCACATCACGCAGCACCGGCCGATCGCGGTGACCGACCGCGTGAGCGTCGCGGTGCACGCCGAGAACCTGCGTGAGCACCGCCGCGGTCTGCTCGTCGACATCGTCACCGACGTCAAGGTCGGCAACGAGCTCGCGTGGCATCAGGTGACGACATTCCTGCACCAGCAGCGCACGAGCCTGTCCGGCGAGCCGAAGCCGCCGCCGCAGAAACAACCGAAACTGCCGCCGCCCAACGCGGTGCTGCGGATCACGCCGGGGCAGATCCGTCACTACGCCGCGGTCGGCGGGGACCACAACCCCATCCACACCAACGCGATCGCGGCCAAACTGTTCGGCTTCCCCACTGTGATCGCCCACGGGATGTTCAGCGCCGCAGCCGTGTTGGGCAACATCGAAGGACAGCTGCCCGATGCGGTGAAGTACTCGGTGCGGTTCGCCAAACCCGTGGTGCTGCCCGCCAAGGCGGCACTGTACGTGGAACGCGACGCCAACGGCTGGGAACTCACGCTACGACACCCGACCAAGGGGCACCCGCACCTGACCGCGACGGTGACGGGTCTCTAG